TTATCGTAGTTTGGGATGGAGGTCGTGGTGGAGTCACGTGACGCCCTGCCCGGGCTCTTGATCGACACCGCCCCGGACGCGATCGTCATCAGCCGCTCGGACGGCACCATCACCATCGCCAACCGCCGCGCCCACGAGATGTTCGGATACCCGCCCGGCGACCTGGTCGGCCACTCCGTCGACCTGCTGGTGCCGGCGGAGGTCCGCGACCGGCACCCCGGGCAGCGCGCCCGCTACCTCTCCGGCGCGCACCGGCCGCTGCGCCGGTTGCCGCTGCGCGGGCTGCGGCGGGACGGAACGATCTTCGCGGTGGAGATCTCGCTCTCCGCGGTGCAGGGGGCGGACGGGCAGACGTACGTCACCTCGGTCCTGCGCGACGACACCGCGCAGCGCGAGGCGGCCCGGACCCGCGCCCTCCTCGCGTCCGTGGTCCAGTCGTCGCACGACGCGATCGTCACCACCGACCTGGACGGCCTGGTCCTGTCCTGGAACCCGGGCGCCGAGCTGCTCTACGGGTTCACCGCCGCCGACATGATCGGCCGGCCGATCGACCGGATCATCCCGCCCGACCGGCGCTCCGACGAGGAACAGATCCGCACCCTGATCCGGCTCGGCGGCCGGGTGGACCGGTACCGGGCCGCCCGGCTCACCGCCACCGGCCAGGTCATCGTGGTCAACACGCTGATCTCACCGCTGGTCGACGAGCGCGGCACGATGTTCGGCACCACCACCACGACCCGGGACATCACCGAGCGGGAACGCACCGAGGCCCGGGTCCAGGCGATCCTGGACGCGGCCCCGGACGCGCTGCTCGGCGTCGGCGAGGCCGGCGCGGTGGTGCTGGTCAACGCCGAGGCGGAGCGGCTGTTCGGGCACCGCCGGCACGACCTGATCGACACCCCGGTGTCCCGGCTGCTGCCGGACGGGCTGCCGCGGGTCTCCGCGGTGCTGCGCACCGGCGGCGACTCCACCCCGCTGGACACCGAGCGCACCGGGGACGGCGAGCAACGCTGGGCCAAACGCCGGGCGATCCGCAGCGACGGCGCCGAGCTGCCGGTCGACATCGCGTGCAGCGCGCTGCACACCGAGACCGGCGTGATCACCGTGGCCGCGGTCCGGGACATCACCGACCGGCTGGCCGCCGAGGCCGAGCGGCGCCGGCTGCGCGAGGAGACCGACCGGCAGAAGCTGGAGGCCCGGATGCAGCAGGCACAGCGCCTGGAGAGCCTGGGACAGCTGGCCGGCGGCATCGCGCACGACTTCAACAACCTGCTCGCGGTGATCCTCAACTACGCGGCGTTCATCATCGAGGACGCGGCCGGCAGCGCGCCGGCCGCCGACGCCGAGCAGATCGCCCGGGCCGCCCGGCGCGGCAGCGACCTGACCCACCAGCTGCTCGCCTTCGCCCGGCGGGAGGTGATCCGGCCGCGACCGCTGGACCTCAACACGGTGGTGACCGAGGTCCACCAGATGCTGGAGCGGTCGCTCGGCGAACACATCACCCTCACCGTACGCACGGCCGACGCGCTGCCCGCCGTGATGGCCGACCCGGGCCAGCTGGAGCAGGTGCTGGTGAACCTGGCGGTGAACGCCCGGGACGCGATGCCGACCGGCGGCCGGCTCACCATCGACACCGCCGAGGTCCGGGTCGACGCGGACCACTCGGCCGCCCGGGCCGGCCTGAGCATCGGCCGTTACCTGAGGTTGCGCGTCTCGGACACCGGCACCGGCATGCCCAAGGAGGTGATCGACAAGGCGTTCGAGCCGTTCTTCACCACCAAGCCGAGCGGGCAGGGGACCGGGCTCGGGCTGGCCACCGTCTACGGGATCATCACGCAGGCCGGCGGGACGGCGCAGATCTACTCCGAGCCGGGGATCGGGACCACGTTCACCATCCTGCTGCCGGTCACCGACGTGCAGGCGCAGGAGATCACCGCGGAGGACACGGCCGCCGGGCTGACCGGGCACGGGGCGACGGTGCTGGTGGCCGAGGACGAGGACGCGTTGCGCGAGGTGACCAGCCGGATCCTGCGGCGCGGCGGGTACACCGTGCTGACCGCGAACGGGGGCGAGGAGGCGCTGCGGCTGGCCGCCGAGAACCGGATCGACGTGCTGCTCACCGACGTGATCATGCCGGGGATGCTGGGCAAGGACCTGGCGGACGCGGTCACCACCCGGTACCCCCGGACGAAGGTGCTGTTCATGTCCGGTTATGCCCAGCCGGTGCTGACCAACCACGGCACCCTCGCGGTCGGCGTGCACCTGCTGGAGAAGCCGTTCACCAGTGCGGAGCTGATGCGGGCTTTGCACGATGAGCTGCAAGCGAAACCGTGACGGTTCATCGACGGTCATCGGGGTATGGGCGGGCTCATGGCGTACCGGAGAATCGGCCGCGGCCTGGCGGCGGCCCTGCTTGCCCTGCCCCCGCTGGCCGGCGTTTCCGCTGATCCCGGCGATACTCCGCAATATCTGCCGGCGGACAAGACCGGCCTGGTGACCTCGGCCGGCACCGGCAGCAAGGTGTGGGCCACCGTGCAGAAGTCGGGCGGCCTCGGCGAGATCTTCTATCCCGATCTGGGTACGCCGAGCGCACGCGCACTGAGTTTCGTGGTCTCCGGCCCCTCGTCCGCCGAGACCAGGCTGACCGACGAGCGCAGCCTCAGCTTCGCGCAGCGGCTGTCCGGCCCGTCCGGAAAATGGCAGATCCTCCTTCGGTACGCCACCGACCCGAACCGGTCGACGGTGCTCGTCGACGTGGAGTTCCGCGCCCCGAAGGGCTACCAGCTCCAGGTGGTTTACGACCCGGCGCTGGGCAACAGCCGGGGCGGCGACACCGGCAGCGTGCAGGGCGACGCCCTGCTGGCCGTGGACGGCGACGTGGCCAGCGCCCTGGTGGCGTCCCCCGGCTTCCGCTCGACGTCCAGCAGCGCGCCCGGGGACCTGGTGCAGACCGGCCGGCTCAGCGGCCGGCACACCACTCTCGCGCTCGCCTTCGGCCCGTCCACCGGCGCGGCGCTGGCCGGCGCCCGGGCCGGTCTGCGGCGCGGCTTCGACCCGATCGCCCGGGACTACGCGGCCGGCTGGCACCACTACCTGGACGGGCTGCGCCGGCCGCCGTCGGTCGCCGACCGCACGCTCTGGCGGGTGTCCGCGATGATCCTGGCGGCCAGTGAGGACAAGACCCACCGGGGCGCCTACGTGGCCGCGCCGGCCTCGCCCTGGGCCTTCGGGCGCGACGACCCGTCCGGGCCGTACCACCTGGTCTGGGCCCGGGACCTCTACCAGATCGCGACCGGGCTGCTGGCGGCCGGCGACCGGGCCGGCGCCGAGCGGGCCCTCGACTACCTGTTCACCGTGCAGCAGAAGCCGGACGGGTCGTTCCCGCAGAACTCGCGGCTGGACGGCACCCCGGTCTGGGGCGGCCTGCAACTGGACGAGGTCGGGCTGCCGATCGTGCTCGCCTACCAGCTGGGCCGCACCGACGCGGCGACCTGGGCGCACGTGCGCCGCGCGGCCGACTTCCTGATCGGCTTCGAGCAGGACGGCAACCGGGCGCCGTGGAGCCCGCAGGACCGCTGGGAGAACCAGTCCGGGTACTCGCCGGCCACCATCGCCGCGGAGATCGCCGGCCTGGTCTGCGCCGCGTCGATCGCCGAGGCGAACGGGGACGCCGCGGCGGCCGCCCGTTACCTCGCGGTCGCCGACCGGTGGCAGGCCGCGGTCAAGGGCTGGACGGTGACCACCACCGGGCCGTACTCGGCGAAACCGTATTTCCTGCGGCTGACCAAGGACGGCAAGCCGGACCAGGGCACCACCTACGACATCGGGGACAGCGGGCCGTCCGGGGTCGACCAGCGGCGGGTGGTCGACCCGGGCTTCCTGGAACTCGCCCGGCTCGGCGTGCTGCCGGCCGCAGACCCGGTCTTCGGCGACTCGCTGCGGGTGGTCGACGCCCAGCTCGCGGCCGGGCCGTTCTGGCACCGGGCGTCGTTCGACGGGTACGGCGAGAAGGCCGACGGCAGCCAGTGGGACTATCCGCTGCCGGCCGACTCGCTGATCACCCGGGGCCGCGCCTGGCCGCTGCTCAACGGCGAACGCGGCGAATACCTGCTTGGCGCGGGCTCGGCCCGGGCGGCCCGGGCACAGCTGGCCGTCCTGGCGAGCGCGGCCGGACCCAGCCGGATGCTGCCCGAGCAGGTCTGGGACCAGTACCCGCCGTACCGCCCGCTGGGCACGCCGAGCACCTCGGCGACGCCGCTGGCCTGGACCCACGCGCAGTACCTGCGGCTCGCCGGGGACCTGGCCGCCGGCCGGGTGGTGGAGCGGCCGGCGGCGGTGGCGGACCGTTACTCGCAGACCTCGCCGTCGCCGTCGCGGTCCTGATACCAGTCGTACTCCGGGTCGACACCCTCGCGGTACGGGCCGTAGCCGTTGGCGTTCGCCTCGGCGCAGGTCCGGAAGCGCGGGTCGGTCCCGCCGCTGCCGGAGTCGCCGCCGTCGTCGTCACCGGTGTCGTCGTCGGCCGGCTCGGTGTCGTCGGCCTCGCAGGCCACGCCGTCGCCGTCGCGGTCCAGGGCCTTGCGGTAACCGGGCTGCCCCTTGCGGATCTCGTAGAGCCCGGCGGCCTCGACGGCGGCGCAGTTGGCGTAGTAGACGGGCTTCGTCGTGGTGGGTGCGGGTTTCGGCTTGGTCGTCTTCGGGGCGGCCGGCGTGGTGGTCTTCGTGGCCGTCGGTGTCGCGACCACGGCCTCGGTCGCCGGAGCGGTCGAGGAGTCGGCGACCTGCTGGGCGGCCGCGGTGCTCTCCGGTCCGGCCGGGGTCTTCGGGCTGTCCGGGGCGAAGGCCGCGACGCCGCACACGCAGAGGCCGAGGGCCGCCACCACGCCGAGGGTGACCTTGTGCCACGGCTTCCACCTGGACGGCGGCCTGCCGGGCGGCGCGTAGGGCATGGTCGGCGGGTACTGCGGCGCTGCCGGGTAAGCGGGCGGTGGTCCGTAAGACGCTCCGGGCCCGCCCGGTGGTGGTCCGTAAGACGGCGGCGGCCCATGTTCCGGCGACGGCTCCGACGGGCGCGACCAGGGATCCTGTGGCGGTGGCAGACTCACAGCGAGAGCCTTGTGGCCGAAACCGGCCATCGGTACCCGCTGATCGGTTCGTCACCGTCAGTCATGTTGATCCCCTACCTGTCCGAACGGGCGAATCCTTCCGGTGCGTCGTCCGGCCCGATCGTGGGATCGGCCCACCGGCCCGGCGCGGGCTCCTGGCGATCACGCGCCGACGTCTTCGATACTGGCGCCTCGGTGGTGGCTGAGGGAGGCGTCGGAACCAGATGGACGCGGGGGAAACCGGGGATCAGTACGACGGCGCGCCCGCCGGCAGTCTCCGGCGGCGCGTCCTGACCGCCGTCCGGGACCCGGCGTGGCAATGCGTCGGCGCCGTCCTCGCCGTGGTGGGCGTCGTGGTGACGTTTTGCAGTTCACCGGCGACGGCGGGGAGACCCGGCCGGCGCCGCCGCAGACGCGGATCTCGGCGGAGGTGTCCGGGGACTGCAACGCCGTCGGTTCCGGCAATCAGATCACCTGTTGACACCGACACGATGGGGGCCGAGGCGTGACGTCACCGGAGGAGCCGCGCGAGCACGTGCCGGCCGGGTCGGGCCCGCCGCGCAAGCGGGTCCGGTGGGCCGTCGCGAGCGCCCTGGCCACCATCCTGCTGGCCGGCGCCGGAGCGACTGTCGTGGTGGCCCGACTGCGGGACGGGCCGGCCGGTGTCGCGGGCGACGCGCAGGCCGGGGGAAGTGTCGCCGGTGACTGCAACGCCAACGGCGTCAACAACGTGATCCACTGCGAGGCGCGGGCGCCGAAGATCGCCAATGTCGAGGTGCGGGAGGGCTCGCCCTGGTATCTCTGGTTCGACGGGCCGCCGGACCGGCTGCCCGCACCGCCGGAGCGGACCGTCGGCGAGATGTCCTGCTACGACGCGGGCTTCATGGCCTGGGTCCGCTCGATCGACCGTTTCCACCTGACCGACATCAGCAAGACGGTGGTCCTCTCCGCCGGGACTCCCGACCTGGTCACGCTGACCCGGGCGACCGTGAGCCTCGGCACCCGCAAGGCGGTCCCCCCGGGCTCGGGGACCTGGGTGAAGTGCGTCTTCGGCGGCGACGGGTTCTTCTACCACCACGACATCACCATCGACAGCCAGCAGCAGACGACCACCGTCGTCGAGACCACCGGGGATGACTCGGAGATCGACAGCGGACCGGCCGAGGCGATGCCGCCGGCCTCCGTCGCGCTCGCCGACAAGAGCCAGGACCTCGTCGCCATCCATGTGAAATCCAAGCCGGACCACGCGTACACCGGCTTCGTCACGATCACCGCATCCGTCAACGGCGAGACGCGCACCCTCTCTCTCGGCGGTCCGCAGTCGCCCCTGCGGTGGGTGGCGATGGAACCGGCGGAGGGCGCGGACTGGTACGCCCCCGACGACGCCGGAAAATGGCACAAGAACTGGTCACCACTGTGCGGGAGTTTCTGTTCCGGGTTCTGACCGCGGAGACAGGGGTGCCCTGCGCCGATCCGCCACGTGCCGGGCCGCCGGGAACGCCGCCTCGACGACCAGCCCGCCCTCGGGCCGCGGCGTGACGGTGACGATCGCCCCCGACCGGCTGGCCATGGCCGGCACCTGGTCGCCGGCGGTCGCCGGACCGGTGTTCACCACGGTGAGGACGGCGCGCAGAGCGTCGCTGCGGACCGTCACCCCGGCCCAGCCCGTCGGCTCGGTGCTCCGGATGGCGTTCTCGACCAGGCTGGTCACCAGGTGGCCGGCCAGCTCCGGGTGCCCAAGCGCGACCGCCGGCGCGATGGCGTGCAGCAGCACCACGTCGTGCTCGTCGGCCTCGGCACGGTGTGCGGCCAGCGTCGACCGGACCAGCTCGGCCAGGTCGAAGGGCAGCTCGTCGATCAGCGGCACCGGCATGGTGTCTCCTCCCCGCGTTGCACCATCGATGGGCGACAGCCTGACGGCCGCGGGGTTTCTCCGGCGTTTCCGTTCGCGAAGCGGGGCTACTCGCCGTACCGGAAAGCGGTGTGATGCGGCCCGGACCGGGCCGCGGCCGTGGGCGTGTCGTCCTGCCCGGCCGAACTGAGGAGCCCGGCGCAGCCGCAGATCGCGAGGATCGCCGTCACGATCAGCAAGAGCACGGCCATGATCAGGCCCGGGTACTTCTGCGGCGGCGGTCCCAGCGCCCCGTGCAGGAAGGCCAGCAGCGGCGCCCGGTACTCCAACTCGGCGGTCTTGCCCGGCAACGCGAGCACGGTGGTCTCGGCCGCGCCCAGCCGGGACGGCAGCAGATAGGGCACGTGCACGTGCACGTGGTGCTCGCCGAGCGCGACCGGGGTGGTCACCCGTCCCCAGCCGGCCGGCACGTTGTGGCCGTCGATCTGCAGGATCGGGGTGAAGAGCCCGAGCAGGAACGCCAGTGGCGCGTAACGCAAGGTGACCGCGATGGTCGCGCCGCCGTCCCCGCGCGCCGGGTCGAGCGGCGGGAAGCCGGGGGAGAAGGGCCGGTAGGGCGGCGCCAGAATGGCCACGCTGCACCTTTCTGTGAGTCCGCCGATGCAGGATATGCCCGCGAGGCCGAACCAGAAAACCATCGATGTCCACAGTGGAGGAAATCCGGTTAGGATGACCATGTGATGAGCGATCAGGTGGATCCGCACACGGTGTCACCGGCCCGCCGCTGGAATTACTGGCTCGGCGGCAAGGACCACTTCCAGGTCGACCGTGACTCGGGGGATCGGATCGCGGCGGCCTATCCCGCCGTGCGGACCACCGCGCGGGAGGGTCGTGCCTTCCACCAGCGTGCGGTGCGGTTCCTGGCCGCGGAGGCGGGCATCCGCCAGTTCCTCGACATCGGCACCGGCCTGCCCGCCCCGGACAACACGCACGAGGTGGCTCAGGCGGTCGCCCCGGACGCCAAGGTCGTCTATGTCGACAACGACCCGATGGTCCTGGCGCACGCCCGGGCCCTGATGATCGGCGGCGCCACGACGTATGTGGACGCCGACCTCCGCGACCCCGGCAAGATCCTGGCCGCCCCCGAGGTGCGCGAGCTGCTCGATCCCGACCGGCCGGTCGGCATCCTGCTGATCTCGGTGCTGCACTTCCTGACCGGCGACGACCAGGCCCGTGCCGTGGTCCGCGAGCTGCTGGCCGCCGCGCCGCCGGGCAGCTACCTGGTCGCCACCCACGCGACCATGGACTTCGTCAGCCCCGAGCACGCCGCGATGTACCACGCGATGTATCAGGCCGGCCAGGTCGACGCGCTGGCCCGCGACCGGGCCGCGGTGGCCCGCTTCTTCGACGGGCTGGCGCTCGTCGAGCCGGGGCTCGTCGCGGCCTGCGACTGGCGCCCCGAGCAGGCCGAACGACCCACCCCGGCCGAGGTGGCGCTTTACGCGGGAGTCGCCCGGAAGTGACGCGTGAGGTCACATCCATCGGCATCCGCGTCATCGTCCCGTAACGCGAGGGATAGAGTCCGGATCGGGTGCCGATATGCCTCAACCTCGGGAGACAAAAACTCATGACTAAGACACCGGTCACCGTCACCGTGACGGGCGCAGCCGGCCAGATCGGCTACGCGCTGCTGTTCCGCATCGCCTCCGGTCACCTGCTCGGCGCGGACGTACCGGTCCGCCTGCGCCTGCTGGAGATCCCGGCCGCCACCAAGGCCGCCCAGGGCACCGCGATGGAGCTCGACGACTGCGCGTTCCCGCTGCTCGCCGGCGTCGACGTGTTCGACGACCCGAAGGCCGCCTTCGACGGCGTCAACGTGGCGCTGCTGGTCGGCGCCCGCCCGCGGACCAAGGGCATGGAGCGGGGCGACCTGCTCGAGGCGAACGGTGGCATCTTCGGCCCGCAGGGCGCCGCGATCAACGCGGGCGCCGCCTCCGACGTGCGCGTCCTGGTGGTCGGCAACCCGGCCAACACCAACGCCCTGATCGCCCAGCAGCACGCGCCGGACGTCCCGGCCGACCGCTTCACCGCGATGACCCGCCTGGACCACAACCGGGCCCTCGCCCAGCTCGCCGCCAAGCTCCAGGTCCCGGTCGCCGAGCTGCGCAAGGTCACCATCTGGGGTAACCACTCCGCCACGCAGTACCCGGACGTCTTCCACGCCGAGGCCGCCGGCCGAGCGGTCAAGGACCTGGTCGACCAGGCCTGGCTCGCCGACGAGTTCATCCCGCGGGTCGCCAAGCGCGGCGCCGAGATCATCGAGGTCCGCGGCGCGTCCTCGGCCGCGTCGGCCGCCTCCGCCGCGATCGACCACGTGCACACCTGGGTCAACGGCACCGCCGAGGGCGACTGGACGTCGGCCGCCATCGTCTCCGACGGCTCCTACGGCGTGCCGGCCGGCCTGATCTCCTCGTTCCCGGTCACCTCGACGGGCGGCAAGTGGGAGATCGTCCAGGGCCTGGAGATCAGCGAGTTCTCCCGCGCCCGGATCGACGCCTCGGTCGCCGAGCTCCAGGAGGAGCGGACCGCGGTGCAGGGTCTCGGCCTGATCAAGTAATTCACGATCAAGGGCGGCTTTTCGTACGCGAGAAGCCGCCCTTTCTCACATCCCGGTGACGTAGAGCTTGCGGATCGGCTCGGTCACCGTCCAGACGGTCTTGGTGCCCGCGGCCAGGCGTACCAGATCGCCCTGTTTGACGGTGGTCGTCGACGAATCCGTTTCGATCGTCGCCCGGCCGGACAGGACCAGGAACGCCTCCTCGGCCTCCACATCACGAACCGCGCCGGTGCTCATCTCCCACACGCCGACCTCCACGCCCAGCCCGTCCAGGGTGGTGACGGTGACCGCCCCGGTGGTCGGCTCGCCCGCGACGACCTCGTCCGGGTGACTCGGCTCGTGGCCGACGGTGACGTCGGTGAGGTGATAGACCGCTACTGGCTCCATGACCTTGCACGATAGTCGTAGGCTTCGCGTCAACAACGGCTGGTCGTGGGCTTTCTCAGCCTTCCTCCAGGCGGCGTTGCTAGCGTTCCGACGAAGCCGGCTACGGAGCACAGGAGAGATCGTGGTCTTCAAGAAGTTGCTGGGCGCCATGGGCGTCGGCGGTCCGAGCGTCGACACCGTGCTGAGCAACCCGAGCACCTATCCGGGAGCACCGCTGACCGGTCAGGTCAACCTCACCGGCGGCACTCAGGAAGCGGACATCGAGCACATCACGCTCGCCCTGGTCACCCGCATGGAGGTGGAGGGCGGCGGCGGTGACTACTCGACGACCGGCGACTTCTTCCGCCTGACCGTGGCCGGCCCGACCCGGATCTACCCGGGTCAGCAGCTGTCCATCCCGTTCCGCATCGACATGCCGTGGGAGACCCCGGTGACGACGGCGTACGGGCAGCAGCTGCGCGGCATGGTGATGGGCGTGCGCACCGAGGTGTCCATCGCCCGTGCGCTGGACAAGGGCGACCTCGACCCGGTCTACGTGCACCCGCTGCCGATCCAGCAGAAGATCCTCGACGCCTTCGGCCAGCTCGGCTTCCGCTTCAAGTCCGCCGACCTGGAGTACGGTCAGATCTACGGCGTCCACCAGACCCTCCCGTTCTACCAGGAGATCGAGTACTGGCCCGCCCCGCAGTACGCGCACGCCGTCAACGAGGTCGAGCTCACCTTCGTGACCAGCCCGCACCAGGTCGAGGTGGTCCTGGAGTTCGACAAGCGCGGCGGCCTGTTCCACAGCGGTCACGACACCTACAGCCGTTACACGGTCTCCCACCACGACGCGGACACCACCGACTGGCGGTCGGTCGTGGACGGCTGGGTCCGGCAGGCGGTCGACCGGCACAAGTCCCGCCCGGGTTACGGCGCTCCCGGCCACGGCGCCTACGGCGCTCCGGGCTACCCGCCGCCCCCGCCGCCCGGTTACGGCCACGGTGGACACGGTTACGGGCACGGTCCCTCGCACCACGGGCACTATCGGCACGGCAGTGGGATGGGTGGCGCCGTCCTCGGGGCGGTCGGCGGTCTGGCCGCCGGCTATTTCGTCGGTGAGGCCATCGAGGACGCCTTCGAGGACTTCGGCGGAGACGACTGACCTGCGGTTTCTCGGGAGAGGGCGGTAGCGCGTGGGGCGCTGCCGCCCTCTTTTCTCGTTTCATATCCCACTCACCCTATGGGAAATGTATGTGACCTGGGTCACAAAGGTGCTGACGCGGCGTCGCCAGCCGTTTACGTTCCTAGGCATGAGCCGAAGCAAGCGCCTGACCCGGCGTCGCTTCGTCGACTACCTCCGGGTGTGTACCTGCGCCTGTTGAGCGTGTGACGGCGAAGTCGCCGCCCCTGCAATACCGCCGGACCCCGCATCGTCGCCGGTCACTGCGGTGTATTCGTACGCAAAATCGCCCTTTTCTTCTCCGGCGGCATTCTCGAATGTCGTCCGATGACCCCTGAGGAGCAATCATGACCACCCGTCGAACCGCACTTGCCGGACTGCTGAGCGGCGCACTGCTGACCGTCACCGGGCTCTCCGCATGCGGCGACAGCGGCGCCGCGGCCGCCGGCGAGCAGGTCAAGGAACTGCGATATCAGGGCAGCGTGGGCGCGGTGACCTTGCCCGAGCTCGCCGCGGACCTCGGCTACCTCGGCGACCTGAAGCTCAAGTGGATCGGGAACACGATCAGCGGTCCACAGGACATCCAGGCCGCCACCACCGGTGACACGGACTTCGGTGGCGCGTTCAACGGCGCGATCGTCAAACTCGCCGCCAACGGCGCGCCGATCAAGG
Above is a genomic segment from Actinoplanes ianthinogenes containing:
- a CDS encoding SAM-dependent methyltransferase; this translates as MSDQVDPHTVSPARRWNYWLGGKDHFQVDRDSGDRIAAAYPAVRTTAREGRAFHQRAVRFLAAEAGIRQFLDIGTGLPAPDNTHEVAQAVAPDAKVVYVDNDPMVLAHARALMIGGATTYVDADLRDPGKILAAPEVRELLDPDRPVGILLISVLHFLTGDDQARAVVRELLAAAPPGSYLVATHATMDFVSPEHAAMYHAMYQAGQVDALARDRAAVARFFDGLALVEPGLVAACDWRPEQAERPTPAEVALYAGVARK
- a CDS encoding PAS domain S-box protein; this encodes MEVVVESRDALPGLLIDTAPDAIVISRSDGTITIANRRAHEMFGYPPGDLVGHSVDLLVPAEVRDRHPGQRARYLSGAHRPLRRLPLRGLRRDGTIFAVEISLSAVQGADGQTYVTSVLRDDTAQREAARTRALLASVVQSSHDAIVTTDLDGLVLSWNPGAELLYGFTAADMIGRPIDRIIPPDRRSDEEQIRTLIRLGGRVDRYRAARLTATGQVIVVNTLISPLVDERGTMFGTTTTTRDITERERTEARVQAILDAAPDALLGVGEAGAVVLVNAEAERLFGHRRHDLIDTPVSRLLPDGLPRVSAVLRTGGDSTPLDTERTGDGEQRWAKRRAIRSDGAELPVDIACSALHTETGVITVAAVRDITDRLAAEAERRRLREETDRQKLEARMQQAQRLESLGQLAGGIAHDFNNLLAVILNYAAFIIEDAAGSAPAADAEQIARAARRGSDLTHQLLAFARREVIRPRPLDLNTVVTEVHQMLERSLGEHITLTVRTADALPAVMADPGQLEQVLVNLAVNARDAMPTGGRLTIDTAEVRVDADHSAARAGLSIGRYLRLRVSDTGTGMPKEVIDKAFEPFFTTKPSGQGTGLGLATVYGIITQAGGTAQIYSEPGIGTTFTILLPVTDVQAQEITAEDTAAGLTGHGATVLVAEDEDALREVTSRILRRGGYTVLTANGGEEALRLAAENRIDVLLTDVIMPGMLGKDLADAVTTRYPRTKVLFMSGYAQPVLTNHGTLAVGVHLLEKPFTSAELMRALHDELQAKP
- a CDS encoding glycoside hydrolase family 15 protein, which translates into the protein MAYRRIGRGLAAALLALPPLAGVSADPGDTPQYLPADKTGLVTSAGTGSKVWATVQKSGGLGEIFYPDLGTPSARALSFVVSGPSSAETRLTDERSLSFAQRLSGPSGKWQILLRYATDPNRSTVLVDVEFRAPKGYQLQVVYDPALGNSRGGDTGSVQGDALLAVDGDVASALVASPGFRSTSSSAPGDLVQTGRLSGRHTTLALAFGPSTGAALAGARAGLRRGFDPIARDYAAGWHHYLDGLRRPPSVADRTLWRVSAMILAASEDKTHRGAYVAAPASPWAFGRDDPSGPYHLVWARDLYQIATGLLAAGDRAGAERALDYLFTVQQKPDGSFPQNSRLDGTPVWGGLQLDEVGLPIVLAYQLGRTDAATWAHVRRAADFLIGFEQDGNRAPWSPQDRWENQSGYSPATIAAEIAGLVCAASIAEANGDAAAAARYLAVADRWQAAVKGWTVTTTGPYSAKPYFLRLTKDGKPDQGTTYDIGDSGPSGVDQRRVVDPGFLELARLGVLPAADPVFGDSLRVVDAQLAAGPFWHRASFDGYGEKADGSQWDYPLPADSLITRGRAWPLLNGERGEYLLGAGSARAARAQLAVLASAAGPSRMLPEQVWDQYPPYRPLGTPSTSATPLAWTHAQYLRLAGDLAAGRVVERPAAVADRYSQTSPSPSRS
- a CDS encoding sporulation protein yields the protein MVFKKLLGAMGVGGPSVDTVLSNPSTYPGAPLTGQVNLTGGTQEADIEHITLALVTRMEVEGGGGDYSTTGDFFRLTVAGPTRIYPGQQLSIPFRIDMPWETPVTTAYGQQLRGMVMGVRTEVSIARALDKGDLDPVYVHPLPIQQKILDAFGQLGFRFKSADLEYGQIYGVHQTLPFYQEIEYWPAPQYAHAVNEVELTFVTSPHQVEVVLEFDKRGGLFHSGHDTYSRYTVSHHDADTTDWRSVVDGWVRQAVDRHKSRPGYGAPGHGAYGAPGYPPPPPPGYGHGGHGYGHGPSHHGHYRHGSGMGGAVLGAVGGLAAGYFVGEAIEDAFEDFGGDD
- a CDS encoding malate dehydrogenase is translated as MTKTPVTVTVTGAAGQIGYALLFRIASGHLLGADVPVRLRLLEIPAATKAAQGTAMELDDCAFPLLAGVDVFDDPKAAFDGVNVALLVGARPRTKGMERGDLLEANGGIFGPQGAAINAGAASDVRVLVVGNPANTNALIAQQHAPDVPADRFTAMTRLDHNRALAQLAAKLQVPVAELRKVTIWGNHSATQYPDVFHAEAAGRAVKDLVDQAWLADEFIPRVAKRGAEIIEVRGASSAASAASAAIDHVHTWVNGTAEGDWTSAAIVSDGSYGVPAGLISSFPVTSTGGKWEIVQGLEISEFSRARIDASVAELQEERTAVQGLGLIK
- a CDS encoding sensor histidine kinase, yielding MPVPLIDELPFDLAELVRSTLAAHRAEADEHDVVLLHAIAPAVALGHPELAGHLVTSLVENAIRSTEPTGWAGVTVRSDALRAVLTVVNTGPATAGDQVPAMASRSGAIVTVTPRPEGGLVVEAAFPAARHVADRRRAPLSPRSEPGTETPAQW
- a CDS encoding excalibur calcium-binding domain-containing protein — protein: MPYAPPGRPPSRWKPWHKVTLGVVAALGLCVCGVAAFAPDSPKTPAGPESTAAAQQVADSSTAPATEAVVATPTATKTTTPAAPKTTKPKPAPTTTKPVYYANCAAVEAAGLYEIRKGQPGYRKALDRDGDGVACEADDTEPADDDTGDDDGGDSGSGGTDPRFRTCAEANANGYGPYREGVDPEYDWYQDRDGDGEVCE
- a CDS encoding cupin domain-containing protein produces the protein MEPVAVYHLTDVTVGHEPSHPDEVVAGEPTTGAVTVTTLDGLGVEVGVWEMSTGAVRDVEAEEAFLVLSGRATIETDSSTTTVKQGDLVRLAAGTKTVWTVTEPIRKLYVTGM